In Procambarus clarkii isolate CNS0578487 chromosome 53, FALCON_Pclarkii_2.0, whole genome shotgun sequence, the following proteins share a genomic window:
- the LOC123767192 gene encoding cyclic AMP-inducible protein BP74-like: MQEPLRKNHYTRTIMQEPLRKNHYARTIMQEPLCKNHYARTITQEPLHKNHYARTITQEPLRKNHYARTITQEPLCKNHYARTITQEPLRKNHYPRTITQEPLCKNHYARTTTQEPLRKNHYARTITQEPLPKNHYARTITQEPLRKNHYARTITQEPLPKNHYARTIMQEPLRKNHYARTITQEPLCKNHYARTTTQEPLRKNHYARTIMQEPLRKNHYARTIMQEPLCKNHYARTITQEPLPKNHYARTTTQEPLCKNHYARTITQEPLCKNHYARTTTQEPLCKNHYARTITQEPLCKNHYARTTTQEPLCKNHYARTITQEPLRKNHYPRTITQEPLCKNHYARTITQEPLRKNHYARTITQEPLPKNHYARTITQEPLCKNHYARTIMQEPLCKNHYARTITQEPLRKNHYPRTITQEPLPKNHYARTIMQEPLRKNHYARTITQEPLPKNHYARTITQEPLRKNHYARTTTQEPLRKNHYARTITQEPLRKNHYARTIMQEPLRKNHYPRTITQEPLRKNHYARTITQEPLCKNHYARTIMQEPLRKNHYARTTTQEPLRKNHYPRTIMQEPLCKNHYARTIMQEPLRKNHYPRTIMQEPLCKNHYARTIMQEPLRKNHYPRTIMQEPLCKNHYARTITQEPLSKNHYARTIKQEPLPKNHYARTIMQEPLRKNHYPRTTTQEPLCKNHYARTITQEPLCKNHYARTTTQEPLCKNHYARTITQEPLSKNHYARTIKQEPLPKNHYARTTTQEPLRKNHYARTIKQEPLPKNHYARTIMQEPLRKNHYPRTIMQEPLCKNHYARTTTQEPLRKNHYARTTTQEPLCKNHYARTITQEPLSKNHYARTIKQEPLPKNHYARTITQEPLSKNHYPRTITQEPLPKNHYARTIMQEPLRKNHYPRTITQEPLCKNH, encoded by the coding sequence ATGCAAGAACCACTACGCAAGAACCATTACACAAGAACCATTATGCAAGAACCATTACGCAAGAACCATTACGCAAGAACCATTATGCAAGAACCATTATGCAAGAACCATTATGCAAGAACCATTACGCAAGAACCATTACACAAGAACCATTACGCAAGAACCATTACGCAAGAACCATTACGCAAGAACCATTACGCAAGAACCATTACGCAAGAACCATTATGCAAGAACCATTACGCAAGAACCATTACGCAAGAACCATTACGCAAGAACCACTACCCAAGAACCATTACGCAAGAACCATTATGCAAGAACCATTACGCAAGAACCACTACCCAAGAACCATTACGCAAGAACCATTATGCAAGAACCATTACGCAAGAACCACTACCCAAGAACCATTACGCAAGAACCATTACGCAAGAACCATTACGCAAGAACCATTACGCAAGAACCATTACGCAAGAACCACTACCCAAGAACCATTACGCAAGAACCATTATGCAAGAACCATTACGCAAGAACCATTACGCAAGAACCATTACGCAAGAACCATTATGCAAGAACCATTACGCAAGAACCACTACCCAAGAACCATTACGCAAGAACCATTACGCAAGAACCATTATGCAAGAACCATTACGCAAGAACCATTATGCAAGAACCATTATGCAAGAACCATTATGCAAGAACCATTACGCAAGAACCATTACGCAAGAACCACTACCCAAGAACCATTACGCAAGAACCACTACCCAAGAACCATTATGCAAGAACCATTATGCAAGAACCATTACGCAAGAACCATTATGCAAGAACCATTACGCAAGAACCACTACCCAAGAACCATTATGCAAGAACCATTATGCAAGAACCATTACGCAAGAACCATTATGCAAGAACCATTACGCAAGAACCACTACCCAAGAACCATTATGCAAGAACCATTACGCAAGAACCATTACGCAAGAACCATTACGCAAGAACCACTACCCAAGAACCATTACGCAAGAACCATTATGCAAGAACCATTACGCAAGAACCATTACGCAAGAACCATTACGCAAGAACCATTATGCAAGAACCATTACGCAAGAACCACTACCCAAGAACCATTACGCAAGAACCATTACGCAAGAACCATTATGCAAGAACCATTACGCAAGAACCATTATGCAAGAACCATTATGCAAGAACCATTATGCAAGAACCATTACGCAAGAACCATTACGCAAGAACCACTACCCAAGAACCATTACGCAAGAACCACTACCCAAGAACCATTATGCAAGAACCATTATGCAAGAACCATTACGCAAGAACCATTATGCAAGAACCATTACGCAAGAACCACTACCCAAGAACCATTATGCAAGAACCATTACGCAAGAACCATTACGCAAGAACCATTACGCAAGAACCACTACCCAAGAACCATTACGCAAGAACCATTATGCAAGAACCATTACGCAAGAACCATTACGCAAGAACCATTACGCAAGAACCATTATGCAAGAACCATTACGCAAGAACCACTACCCAAGAACCATTACGCAAGAACCATTACGCAAGAACCATTATGCAAGAACCATTACGCAAGAACCATTATGCAAGAACCATTATGCAAGAACCATTATGCAAGAACCATTACGCAAGAACCATTACGCAAGAACCACTACCCAAGAACCATTACGCAAGAACCACTACCCAAGAACCATTATGCAAGAACCATTATGCAAGAACCATTACGCAAGAACCATTATGCAAGAACCATTACGCAAGAACCACTACCCAAGAACCATTATGCAAGAACCATTATGCAAGAACCATTACGCAAGAACCATTATGCAAGAACCATTACGCAAGAACCACTACCCAAGAACCATTATGCAAGAACCATTATGCAAGAACCATTACGCAAGAACCATTACGCAAGAACCATTAAGCAAGAACCACTACGCAAGAACCATTAAGCAAGAACCACTACCCAAGAACCATTACGCAAGAACCATTATGCAAGAACCATTACGCAAGAACCACTACCCAAGAACCACTACCCAAGAACCATTATGCAAGAACCATTATGCAAGAACCATTACGCAAGAACCATTATGCAAGAACCATTACGCAAGAACCACTACCCAAGAACCATTATGCAAGAACCATTACGCAAGAACCATTACGCAAGAACCATTAAGCAAGAACCACTACGCAAGAACCATTAAGCAAGAACCACTACCCAAGAACCATTACGCAAGAACCACTACCCAAGAACCATTACGCAAGAACCATTATGCAAGAACCATTAAGCAAGAACCACTACCCAAGAACCATTACGCAAGAACCATTATGCAAGAACCATTACGCAAGAACCACTACCCAAGAACCATTATGCAAGAACCATTATGCAAGAACCATTACGCAAGAACCACTACCCAAGAACCATTACGCAAGAACCATTACGCAAGAACCACTACCCAAGAACCATTATGCAAGAACCATTACGCAAGAACCATTACGCAAGAACCATTAAGCAAGAACCACTACGCAAGAACCATTAAGCAAGAACCACTACCCAAGAACCATTATGCAAGAACCATTACGCAAGAACCATTAAGCAAGAACCACTACCCAAGAACCATTACGCAAGAACCACTACCCAAGAACCATTATGCAAGAACCATTATGCAAGAACCATTACGCAAGAACCACTACCCAAGAACCATTACGCAAGAACCATTATGCAAGAACCATTAA
- the LOC138352360 gene encoding uncharacterized protein, with protein MIDDGLESVPQLWELDAIGIIPEQPSPDDVCAYNQYLETVQYYDGQYWVRLPWKINHKTLPTNYHMAYSQFKSQLAKLRKRPEHLKLYHEIIAQQLKNKFIEVVKHDNTQTGHFLPHMAVKRESKTTPLRIVFNCSSKSGPQGTSLNDCLQTGPSLTQKLYDILLKFRLNKYAYSADISKAFLRVGLQEEDRDFTKFLWVENPEDVNSPVVTFRFSSVLFGATSSPFLLQATLDTHLKKSSSPCKTEISQNLYVDNFQGTVNSTTELLQLYQEANKELQGANMPLQSWASNNATLNNQIARDYPEYHVPESQKVLGMDWDLISDTISIKSVPVNYNITTKRDLLSQVSKVFDPLGLLNPLTIKWRLLVQEAWKAKVGWDDPLPIQLQKASMEVAQEQTLVEKIIFPRHIVEENEEVSLHVFADSSAKAFGACAYLVTSNQSYLITSKARVAPLKKRTLPQMELTALLTGTRLAVHIKQVLSTMNIKDVIIWSDNEAVLQWVRNDNCPTPYVKNRVSEIKEISAGFQLLHVPTKDNPADLLSRGMTFKQFAKADIWFHGPRWLVNGSWPEQKPHVITTQTITTTRQQAQISVLDCTRYSSLIKLINVTQNVFHYLRKKGIKYTFPDALIYWVRQAQRETYGNNYENLPHKLKHNLGLWIDQENHNILRCGGRLKHADINLDTVHPWLLPKNHWITRLIVLHTHQQIIKHGGVLDTLTQIRQQYWIPQGRQSVKSILKNCMICRRYDARTCSYPGPPPLPKERVVHLQPFETTGVDYTGAIYLTGTADKQPIKAYICLFTCATTRAVHLEVTPDMTAQSFIQAFRRFAARRSCPKLMISDNGANLVAGEACLREICSHPAVTSTLEQRHCRWKFIPPRAPWHGGFYERLIGTVKRSLRKSLHRQKINLQELQTVITEIESRVNNRPLTYLSEDPTQHEPLSPAHLMYGRLLTPVPSLVDDEIRDPSYVGPSELVQGYKHLSSIIQKWNDIWTKEYLTSLREHHYGANVPHNIANLQPGDIVLVDSDGPRADWPLGKVVSVHPDSQGILRIVKILSKGTTSLKTLDKLIHMESVSRLQLDPERPQETLTPQDPQTPNRHNRPQRTAAQKCKQNLHLYYQSNGE; from the coding sequence atgattgatgatggattggaatctgtacctcaattgtgggaacttgatgccataggaataattcctgaacaaccaagtcctgatgatgtctgtgcatacaatcaatacttagaaactgtacagtactatgatggacagtactgggtaaggctaccatggaaaatcaaccataaaaccttacctaccaattatcacatggcttatagtcaatttaaatctcaactagcaaagctaagaaaaaggcctgagcatttaaaactctatcatgagattattgctcaacaattaaagaataaattcatcgaagtcgtgaaacatgacaatacgcaaacaggccattttttacctcacatggctgttaagagagaatcaaaaacaactcctttacggatagtttttaattgtagctctaaatctggaccccaaggaaccagtctaaatgattgtttacaaacaggtccaagtctaactcagaaattgtatgacatactgttgaagtttagacttaacaaatatgcgtattcagcagatataagtaaggcctttctaagagttggcttacaagaagaagatagagacttcactaagtttctatgggtagagaacccagaagatgtcaatagtcctgtagtgactttcagattctcatcagttctttttggcgcgacaagcagtccatttctgttgcaagcaactctagatactcatctgaagaaatcatcaagtccctgtaagactgaaatcagtcaaaatctatatgtagataattttcaagggacagttaacagtactactgaactgttacaattatatcaagaggctaacaaggagctacaaggtgcaaacatgccactacaatcttgggcctctaataatgcaacattgaataatcaaatagcaagagattaccctgaatatcacgtaccagaatcacaaaaggtgttaggtatggattgggatttaatctcggacacaatatcgatcaaatctgtgccagtaaattacaacatcactacaaaaagggatttgctttcacaagttagcaaagtatttgacccacttggtctactaaatcctttgactatcaagtggcgtttattagtgcaagaagcatggaaagctaaggttggttgggatgatccactaccaatccagttacaaaaagcttcgatggaagtggctcaagaacaaactttagttgaaaagataatctttccgagacacatagtcgaggaaaatgaggaagtatcactacatgtattcgcagactcgtcagccaaagcttttggagcttgtgcttacttagtgacttctaatcaatcatatcttatcacctctaaggccagagtcgctccattaaaaaagaggactttgcctcagatggaactaacagcactgctaactggaacacgcttagcagtgcatatcaaacaagtcttgtctaccatgaacatcaaagatgtcattatatggtctgacaatgaagctgtcttacaatgggtacgaaacgacaactgtccaactccatatgtaaaaaatcgcgtctcggaaattaaagaaatttccgcaggctttcaattgttgcatgtaccaacaaaggataatccagctgatctcttatcaagaggtatgacatttaaacagtttgcaaaggcagatatttggtttcatgggcctcgatggttagtgaatggtagttggcctgaacaaaagccacacgtcattacgacacaaaccataactaccaccaggcagcaagctcaaatatcagtcttggattgtactcgttactcctcgctcatcaaattaatcaatgtaacacagaacgtgtttcattatctcaggaaaaaaggtataaaatacacttttcctgatgcacttatctattgggtaagacaagcccagagagaaacttatgggaataactatgaaaatcttccgcataagttaaaacacaatctcggtctgtggatagaccaagaaaatcacaacattctgcgttgtggagggagacttaaacacgcagatatcaatctagatacggtgcatccatggcttttaccaaaaaatcattggatcacaaggttgattgtgttgcatacacatcaacaaatcatcaaacatggaggagtgttagacacactcacacaaatcagacagcagtactggattcctcagggaagacagtcagtcaaatcaatcttgaagaattgcatgatatgccgaaggtacgatgcaagaacttgctcttatccagggccaccacccctaccaaaggaacgagtggtccatctacaaccttttgaaacgacaggagtagattatacaggagcaatatatctaacagggactgcagataagcaacctatcaaggcatacatctgtctgttcacctgtgctaccaccagggcagtacatctagaggtaacgcccgatatgactgctcaatcatttattcaagctttccgcagattcgcagcacgccgatcatgccctaagctgatgatttcagataatggagcaaacttggtagctggagaagcatgtctacgggaaatctgttcccatcctgcagttacttccacactggaacagcgtcattgcagatggaaatttatccctccgagagccccatggcacggaggattttatgaacggttaataggaactgtaaaaagatccttgagaaaatctctacaccgtcagaaaatcaatcttcaagaactccagacagtaatcacggaaatagaatcaagggtgaataaccggccgttgacttacttgtctgaggatcctactcaacatgagccattaagtcctgcccacctaatgtatggaagacttctgactccagtaccatctctagtggatgatgagatcagagatccctcatatgtgggtccgagcgagttggttcaggggtataagcatctgtccagcataatccaaaaatggaatgatatttggacaaaagaatatcttacatctctacgagaacatcactatggggccaatgtcccccataatatagctaatctccaacctggcgatattgtcttggtagacagtgatggccctagggctgactggccattaggtaaagttgtctcagtccatcc